The following proteins are encoded in a genomic region of Natronorubrum halophilum:
- a CDS encoding archaellin/type IV pilin N-terminal domain-containing protein: MFERITAEDERGQVGIGTLIVFIAMVLVAAIAAGVLINTAGSLQSQASDTGSETQQAVANQIEVVHAYAETGTPGDPYQDLNLVIKKSAGSDVIDMESATIQYTSEVDSVTLAHETNPDSVAGEEFSTVNATDGTVQSSLTSTEDRLELSIDLDATTGTDPLSPGDSATVAIVDQSGATFTYGVTMPQTVSGNQTVVNV; encoded by the coding sequence ATGTTCGAACGAATCACAGCCGAAGACGAACGCGGACAGGTCGGGATCGGGACGCTCATCGTGTTCATCGCGATGGTGCTGGTCGCGGCGATCGCGGCAGGCGTGTTGATCAATACGGCCGGTTCGCTCCAGAGCCAGGCCTCCGATACCGGTTCGGAAACCCAACAGGCGGTGGCGAACCAGATCGAAGTCGTACACGCCTACGCGGAGACCGGTACCCCTGGCGACCCGTACCAGGATCTGAATCTGGTCATCAAGAAATCGGCCGGCTCCGACGTGATCGACATGGAGTCCGCAACAATCCAGTACACGAGTGAGGTCGATTCGGTAACCCTCGCTCACGAAACCAATCCCGATTCGGTGGCTGGAGAGGAATTCAGCACGGTTAATGCGACCGATGGGACCGTTCAGAGCTCGCTGACGAGTACGGAAGACCGGCTCGAGCTCTCGATCGATCTGGATGCGACGACCGGAACTGATCCGCTCTCGCCCGGCGACAGTGCGACAGTTGCGATCGTCGATCAGTCCGGTGCGACGTTTACCTACGGCGTGACGATGCCACAGACGGTCAGCGGCAACCAGACGGTCGTCAACGTCTAG
- a CDS encoding DUF7500 family protein translates to MTSDPTPDDGVLTPDELSLEDGVAELGDNRYLVRTDESDDAAATNAALTGHARRTGTDLEDRTADTVGIESGSSARTRGALADAAEPHGIDIALKTDGEIAHHYATSHDVREVFVDLLTWYAGQLDDDMSPEEALGVMLAASDLEV, encoded by the coding sequence ATGACCTCCGACCCGACACCGGACGACGGCGTTCTCACCCCCGACGAACTTTCGCTCGAGGACGGCGTCGCCGAATTGGGTGACAACCGGTATCTCGTTCGCACGGACGAGTCGGACGACGCCGCTGCGACGAACGCCGCCCTGACCGGTCACGCCCGTAGAACCGGCACGGATCTCGAGGACCGAACCGCGGACACCGTCGGGATCGAGTCCGGATCGTCCGCCCGTACACGCGGGGCTCTCGCCGACGCGGCCGAACCTCACGGGATCGACATTGCGCTGAAAACCGACGGGGAGATCGCCCACCACTACGCGACGTCACACGACGTTCGCGAGGTGTTCGTGGACCTCCTGACGTGGTATGCGGGCCAACTCGACGACGACATGTCGCCCGAAGAAGCGCTGGGGGTTATGCTGGCCGCGTCCGATCTCGAGGTTTGA
- a CDS encoding DUF5807 family protein produces the protein MTDPREEFLAGERPDDVALFLADSYVSDDRLERFGERVEDGIVIVVDGESGRNAFQAATDMEAMQFAKSAMDLEGAIDDDLADGTCPDATEGEEHAVQFVFAFAEEQNEDVGGIYAEGDVVHAYAQCTCGTAYSDRWNATNA, from the coding sequence ATGACCGACCCACGCGAGGAGTTCCTCGCCGGCGAGCGACCGGACGACGTGGCGCTGTTCCTGGCTGACTCCTACGTTTCCGACGACCGACTCGAGCGCTTCGGCGAGCGCGTCGAGGACGGAATCGTGATCGTCGTCGACGGCGAGAGCGGCCGGAACGCGTTCCAGGCGGCGACCGACATGGAGGCCATGCAGTTCGCCAAGTCGGCGATGGATCTCGAGGGGGCGATCGACGACGACCTCGCCGACGGGACGTGCCCGGACGCGACCGAGGGCGAGGAGCACGCGGTCCAGTTCGTCTTCGCTTTCGCCGAAGAGCAAAACGAGGACGTCGGCGGGATCTACGCCGAGGGAGACGTCGTTCACGCCTACGCGCAGTGTACGTGTGGCACGGCGTACTCGGATCGGTGGAACGCCACGAACGCGTAG